CAGTTGGCAGATAACAGGCTGACAGTCAGGCTGCACCCGTGATACTTGAGTAACCCTCTCAATTGCATGGCCAACAACAACATAATGGAACATCCATAAAAACAGGGCCAATACATTTACGAGGGTTGCTACAATACTTACACATTATAAGAACTTTATAGATACTTATGACAAGTCTTAAGGCATTGTGACCACATCATAATGCATTTTTAGGTGTATGTCTTATGTCTTATGTCTTAAGTAAAGAGTTAGCTGACATGATCAGGAATGTCCTGATCATGAAATGCCAACACAACACCATAGGCCTACATGATATGAAACATGACACCATACAAAAGGAATGACAAGAAGTCATGTGGTTTCTACAGTATGAAGGAGATTTACAGggacttttttttaaacaagttcaagctttttttatttttaaacttaCCTAGGGTGTTTTTGTTTCATTCAAACAGTTGTTCTTCGTTATATTTAGCAATGCATCTACCATAGAGCATGTTTTCAACTAGCTAAATAACGTTTTGTTTTAAATTAAGAGCAGTTGGTTACGCTTCACATGGGGATGCTATAAGACCCTGtcaaataaaatgcaaatgaatattCTTAAAATAAGCAAACAATATCATTTTTTACACTCATTATATAGTGTAAAATAGAATTTGAACATATTTAAAGTGAATGTGGCTCCTTAAATGAAGACAAGCAGGCATGGTTGGGGTCATTTGCAACCCTAGCAGTGATATTCCTACTCATAATGCTACTTTTCCAGCAGTGTGGACCATGGTGCAGAGTGCGGGTTACAGTCAACACTGAAGAAATGTAAGTCTTGATTGCGAGATTTGGTCTGCTAAATGGCTACCTGTCATAATAATGTTAACTGGTCTTGTCCTACTTCATTAGATGCCTGTGAACTCACACTGGACCCAAACACAGCTCACAGAAAGCTCATTCTGTTTGAGGGGAACAGAAAAGTGAGACGAGCGGAAGAGGAACAGTTGTATTCCGATCACCCAGAGAGATTTGAAAAATGGTCACAAGTGCTGTGTAGAGAGGGCCTGTCTGGgcgctgttactgggaggtagaGTGGACTGGGCAAGAGATCCGTAtaggagtgacatataaaggacTCTGCAGGAGAGGATTAGGGTATGAGTGTGGAATTGGACATAATGACATGTCCTGGAGTCTCAGTTGTTATGATGACTACTTCAACGCCAGGCACAACAAGGAGAACATTACTGTACCTGCACCCTCCTCTCGCTCTCacagagtaggagtgtttctgGACTGGCCTGCCGGCACTCTGTCCTTCTACAGTGTCTCCTCTGACACACTGACCCTCCTACACACTTTCCACAACACATTCACCGAGCCCCTCTACCCAGGGTTTAGGATGTGGTATCGTGGGTCTTCAGTTTCCCTGTGCAAGACAACTGCTGGGGAGTGCTGAATACCAGATGTTGTTAGGACCATCAGAATGTATAAATGCTTCTCTTTTTTTAACAAGTGGGGTTACAGGCAAAATacaacacagacacaaagacaggcTCTGGCATACACTTATTAAGTGTAACTCAAGAGTTTATATGGGTGAGGAATGCCCTTGACTTCCATGTGAGGCTCTTGTAGATGAATCAGATGTATACATTTATCTTTACAGTGATAGAAAATGTCAAGTGAGCAATTTTCTTTATATTTCTGATGGCATGATGAATGAAAACATATTGAAAATGTTGTATGCCATGGAATCCTAACTGGTGGTAAATAAAAAGCATCGCTACAACATTTGGTATCAACTGTCTCATTTTCTATGTTCCGTCCTCAAAGTATAAACTGTGAAACACTAGTGCAGTCTCCAACTCTGCCAAGCAGAGCTCAACTTTACCGCCCCAACTAGTAAAGGCAGCCAGTAAACAAGGGTTGTGACCTCGCCCGACTCTAATATGTACAGACAGACTTGCTGAACAGGTTAAACAAGTTCAACCAAAGAATGCAGCAGTGATATACGTCACATTAGAGAATTGTTTAGTACATTGGAAAAACAACCACTCTTCTACACCCATCAGAGAAACAAGATGGAGAGTttagaggacagaggggaagaaACACAGCACAAGTAAgacattattgtgtgtgtgtgtgtctacattttTACATGGTGGATAGAAATTAAGCTTGTTAGGTTTAGAGTTATTTAGGTGTCTGAAAAGAATAAACAAATTAATTTCCTGGATCGTTAAAATCGCATTGGTGTAATATATTATGGCAGCAggaagcctagcggttagagcattgggccagtaaccgaacagGTGCTAgatcatatccccgagctgacaaggtaaaaatctgttgttctgcccctgaagaaggcagttaacccactgttcctaggccatcattgtaaataagaatttgccctaaactgacttgcctaggaaAATAAAACCATATGTATTTTACATGAAGGTGTAGGAGGATAGAGTTGGTAACCTTCGGGTAGGACATTTTTACAAAGATCCCCGTATTAGTTACACTGAAATGTCTCAATTACACTACATTTCACCTTTCTAAATCCACTCCGAATCCCCCCTTCTGATGGGATCAATATCCTCATTTTTGTGGCATTAAAACAATCCTATCGCTACCTCATGAAACCAATTCCAAAATTGATTACCAAATCCAAACTTGAATGATCTTTTGATCTCAAATGATTGTCTTTCTGCTTTGAGATACCAATTTCACCCTAGCACTGTTGCAACACattatacactagatatacaaaagtatgtggacaccccttcaaattcagtggattcggctatttcagagATGGCGTCTAATGGTAGATTAAGAGACTTGGTAACCCTAAAAGACTAGTTGAATTTACCATTAAGATTTAGAGACATCCCATTTGCTCAAAGGTAAGAATGTCTGTCAGCTCCTATAATCATCCCAAGATGTTTTGTAATTCTCACAAATAAAAAATAAGCTCAACTACTGCATTTCTATACAATTTCAATATTCTATAACACAAAACACCCGAAAACGTGTACATGGCACACACAAACGTCTGTAACATATtgccatttaaaaatatatattattatgaaTGTGTACCTGTAAGGGGGGAAATATGAAAAATGATTCATCATAACATCAGCTCCAGTCACTCTACGCACATGTTACATTTTTTGGATACGAAAAGGAGACAAAAATATTCCTGACCTGCGCTGCACATAGGAAAGTGTCAAGACGACTGTgaactgatcaaatcaaatttgaacaaatctaattttatttgtcacatgcgccaaataaaaCAGGTGaagaccatacagtgaaatgcttactttacaagcccctaaccaataatgcttgtttaaaaaaatacaaataagaataagaaatagaAGTAGcaagtagttaaagagcagcagtaaaagacagtagcgagactacatatagagggtactggtacagagtcaatgtgtgggggaactggttagtcgaggtaatttaaGTAATATGTACActatcagtcaaaagttttagaacacctacccattcaagggtttttcttcattttgtactattttatacattgtataataataatgaagacatcaaacctatgaaataacacatggaatcatgtagtaaccaaaaaaatcaaaatattttttacatttgagattcttcaaatagccaccctttgccttgatgacagacgtgcacactc
This DNA window, taken from Oncorhynchus gorbuscha isolate QuinsamMale2020 ecotype Even-year linkage group LG13, OgorEven_v1.0, whole genome shotgun sequence, encodes the following:
- the LOC123994079 gene encoding stonustoxin subunit beta-like isoform X1; this translates as MNKFNLVMEEEYFTLIKDLFRTVTFLSVFHAHKRKNMESLEEDREGERLHNSVDHGAECGLQSTLKKYACELTLDPNTAHRKLILFEGNRKVRRAEEEQLYSDHPERFEKWSQVLCREGLSGRCYWEVEWTGQEIRIGVTYKGLCRRGLGYECGIGHNDMSWSLSCYDDYFNARHNKENITVPAPSSRSHRVGVFLDWPAGTLSFYSVSSDTLTLLHTFHNTFTEPLYPGFRMWYRGSSVSLCKTTAGEC
- the LOC123994079 gene encoding stonustoxin subunit beta-like isoform X2, whose product is MNKFNLVMEEEYFTLIKDLFRTVTFLSVFHAHKRKNMESLEEDREGERLHNVDHGAECGLQSTLKKYACELTLDPNTAHRKLILFEGNRKVRRAEEEQLYSDHPERFEKWSQVLCREGLSGRCYWEVEWTGQEIRIGVTYKGLCRRGLGYECGIGHNDMSWSLSCYDDYFNARHNKENITVPAPSSRSHRVGVFLDWPAGTLSFYSVSSDTLTLLHTFHNTFTEPLYPGFRMWYRGSSVSLCKTTAGEC